One genomic window of Salvia miltiorrhiza cultivar Shanhuang (shh) chromosome 4, IMPLAD_Smil_shh, whole genome shotgun sequence includes the following:
- the LOC131022016 gene encoding uncharacterized protein LOC131022016: MEWATVHHLDLRHAGRSSKPLQPHAAAFHPTQAFVSAAIGTHIIEFDAYTGSKIASVDIGSPVVRMAYSPTAGHSLVAVLEDCTIRSCDFDTEQTCVLHSPEKRTEQISIDTEVHLALTPLQPVVFFGFHKKMSVTVVGTVVGGKAPTKIKTDLKKPIVNLACHPRLPVLYVAYQDGLVRAYNIHTYAVLYTLQLDNTIRLQGAGAFAFHPTLEWIFVGDRRGTILAWDVSTERPIMIGITQAGSQPITSLSWLPMLRLLVTLSKDGSVQVWKTRVVVNPNRPPMQANFFEPAAVESIDIPRVLSQQGGEAVYPLPRIRALEVHPKLNLATLLFAGMAGGDNRKNRAAYTREGRKQLFAVLQSARGSSASVLKEKLASLGSSGILADHQLQAQLQEHHMKGQSQLTISDVARKAFLYSHFMEGHAKSAPISRLPLITIMDTKNHLRDFPICQPFHLELNFFSKENRVVHYPVRAFYIEGTNLMAYNLTSGSESIYKKLYTSIPGNVEINPKYIIYSKKQHIFLVVYELSGATNEVVVYWENTDPQFANSKVTTVKGADAAFVGSKENQFAILDEDKTTLSLYTLPGAVSQESLEKNVTAYENQSEETEAASIKGPMQFMFESEVDRIFSTPLESTLLIASHGDQIALGKLILGYRLPSTDGHYISTKAEGRKFVKLKVNEMVLQVQWQETLRGFVAGILTTQRVLIVTADLDVLASTSTKFDKGLPPFRSLLWLGPALLFSTSTSINVLGWDGKVRTILSISMPNAVLVGALNDRLLLAISSDINVRQKKKFEIKHCLVGLLEPLLIGYATMQQYFEQKIDLSEVLYQITSRFDSLRITPRSLDILARGSPVCGDLAVSLSQSGLQFTQVLRGIYAIKALRFSTALSALKDEFLRSRDYPRCPPTSHLFHRFRQLGYACIRYGQFDSAKETFEVISDFESMLDLFICHLNPSAMRHLAQKLEEDGVDSELRRYCERILRVRSTGWTQGIFANFAAESMVPKGREWGGGNWEIKTPTNLKDIPQWALAAEVMPYMKTDDGTIPSIVTDHIGVYLGLVKGRGNVVEVREDSLVKAIKADGGIKANGLQAALAASVSDKPKVPLDGESNAGSLMGLETLSQQFAGSSATDAQAKAEEEFKKSLYGSAADGSSSDEEETSKTKKLHIRIRDKPVASTTVDVNKIKEATKQLRLPIGRTKSLTGSSPDLGALVPQPAPATTGTITSQASLPADLFGTNTLVQGPPSSQPTPMGPGAGSTARPIPEDFFQNTISSLQVAASLPPAGTILSRLDQNPQGQGIANNRVPANQGSVPAPEIGLPDGGIPPQATQQPVPYQSIGLPDGGIPPQFPQAAPPQPQVQMAQLPVSSQPLDLSSLESPGSEASGKASRSASPPKAVRPGQVPRGAAAAVCFKTGLAHLEQNQLSDALSCFDEAFLALAKDQSRGADIKAQATICAQYKIAVTLLQEINRLQRVQGPSAISAKDEMARLSRHLGSLPLLAKHRINCIRTAIKRNMDVQNYAYAKQMLELLLSKAPSGKQDELRSLIDMCLQRGMSNKSIDPLEDPSQFCAATLSRLSTIGYDVCDLCGAKFSALSTPGCIICGMGSIKRSDAIAGPVPSPFG, from the exons ATGGAGTGGGCCACCGTGCACCATCTGGATCTACGGCATGCCGGTCGGAGCTCCAAACCCTTACAACCCCACGCCGCTGCATTCCACCCGACGCAGGCGTTCGTCTCCGCCGCCATCGGCACTCATATCATAG AGTTCGATGCTTACACGGGGAGTAAGATCGCGTCTGTGGACATAGGCTCACCTGTTGTTCGCATGGCTTATAGCCCCACGGCTGGCCATTCGCTCGTTGCTGTGCTTGAG GATTGTACAATCCGTTCCTGTGACTTTGACACTGAGCAAACCTGTGTTTTGCATTCACCTGAAAAGAGGACAGAACAGATATCAATTGACACTGAAGTCCATCTTGCCTTGACTCCTCTTCAGCCTGTAGTGTTTTTTGGTTTCCATAAGAAGATGAGTGTGACAG TTGTTGGAACTGTGGTAGGTGGGAAAGCACCCACCAAAATAAAGACTGACCTGAAGAAACCTATTGTCAATCTTGCTTGCCATCCTCGGCTTCCTGTTTTG TATGTCGCTTATCAAGATGGTTTGGTTCGAGCTTACAATATCCATACATATGCTGTTCTCTACACTCTACAAC TTGATAATACCATCAGGCTGCAGGGTGCTGGAGCATTTGCGTTTCATCCAACACTGGAATGGATATTTGTTGGTGACAGACGAGGTACAATTTTGGCATGGGATGTTTCTACCGAAAGACCTATAATGATCGGAAT TACGCAGGCAGGTTCACAACCAATCACATCACTTTCTTGGCTCCCAATGTTGCGGTTGCTTGTCACATTGTCAAAAGATGGAAGCGTTCAAGTGTGGAAAACACGAGTAGTTGTGAATCCCAACAGACCACCAATGCAAGCAAATTTCTTTGAGCCTGCTG CTGTTGAATCTATCGACATCCCTCGTGTTCTATCTCAGCAAGGAGGAGAAGCTGTTTATCCACTGCCTCGAATAAGGGCTTTAGAAGTGCACCCAAAACTGAATCTAGCAACATTACTTTTTGCA GGCATGGCTGGGGGAGACAACCGCAAAAATCGAGCTGCTTATACTAGAGAAGGGCGGAAACAACTGTTTGCTGTTTTGCAAAGTGCAAGGGGATCATCAG CATCTGTCTTAAAGGAAAAACTAGCATCCCTTGGTTCATCTGGTATATTAGCTGATCATCAACTGCAAGCTCAACTTCAAGAGCATCATATGAAAGG tCAAAGCCAGCTTACAATTTCTGATGTGGCGAGAAAGGCTTTTCTTTACAGT CATTTCATGGAAGGCCATGCAAAGAGTGCTCCGATATCCCGATTACCTCTAATTACTATTATGGACACTAAAAATCATTTGCGAGACTTTCCTATTTGCCAG CCATTTCACCTGGAATTAAATTTCTTCAGTAAAGAGAACCGGGTTGTACACTATCCTGTCAGGGCGTTTTATATTGAAGGGACAAATCTCATGGCTTATAATCTCACTTCTGGAAGTGAAAGTATCTATAAGAAGCTTTATACTTCG ATTCCTGGAAATGTAGAAATTAATCCgaaatacattatttatagtaaAAAGCAGCACATATTTCTTGTAGTATATGAGTTAAGTGGTGCTACGAATGAGGTAGTGGTGTACTGGGAGAACACGGATCCTCAGTTCGCAAATAGTAAAGTTACCACAGTAAAAG GTGCAGATGCAGCCTTTGTTGGTTCTAAAGAAAATCAATTTGCAATTCTGGATGAGGATAAGACTACTCTTTCCTTGTATACGTTGCCAGGGGCTGTCTCTCAAGAATCCTTGGAGAAAAATGTAACTGCTTATGAAAACCAGTCTGAGGAAACTGAAGCTGCTTCCATTAAGGGTCCCATGCAGTTTATGTTTGAAAGTGAAGTTGATCGCATCTTTTCTACCCCTCTAG AGTCAACTTTGTTAATTGCTTCTCATGGGGATCAGATTGCTTTGGGAAAACTCATCCTAGGATACCGTCTTCCTAGTACCGATGGGCATTACATCTCAACAAAAGCTGAAGGGCGGAAATTTGTTAAATTGAAAGTAAATGAGATGGTACTTCAG GTGCAATGGCAGGAAACACTTAGGGGCTTTGTTGCTGGTATATTGACCACACAACGGGTGCTCATTGTTACAGCTGATTTAGATGTATTGGCCAGTACTTCCACAAAATTCGATAAAGGACTTCCTCCA TTCAGATCCCTATTGTGGCTTGGACCAGCACTTCTCTTTTCTACTTCTACTTCCATTAATGTGCTGGGCTGGGATGGAAAAGTTAGAACAATCCTTTCAATCAGTATGCCTAATGCAG TGCTGGTTGGAGCTTTGAATGACCGCCTGCTGCTTGCCATCTCAAGTGATATTAATGTTcgtcaaaagaagaagttcgaGATAAAACATTGCCTTGTTGGGTTACTAGAACCTCTTCTCATTGGATATGCGACAATGCAACAGTATTTTGAGCAGAAAATCGATTTGTCAGAAGTACTTTACCAAATAACATCAAG GTTTGATAGCTTGCGTATTACTCCAAGATCACTTGATATTCTCGCCAGGGGTTCTCCAGTTTGTGGTGATCTTGCTGTATCGCTATCACAATCAGGCCTGCAATTCACGCAG GTATTGAGAGGAATATATGCAATCAAAGCACTTCGCTTTTCTACTGCTTTATCTGCCTTGAAAGATGAGTTTCTACGATCAAGAGATTATCCTAGATGTCCCCCAACCTCACATTTGTTTCATCGGTTCCGCCAGTTGGGATATGCATGTATCAG ATACGGTCAGTTTGATAGCGCAAAAGAGACTTTTGAAGTTATCTCAGACTTTGAAAGCATGCTTGATCTATTTATATGCCACCTTAACCCTAGTGCAATGCGGCATCTTGCCCAGAAGTTGGAGGAAGATGGTGTTGATTCAGAGTTGAGGAGATACTGTGAGAGGATCTTGAGAGTCCGTTCAACTGGGTGGACACAAGGAATCTTTGCAAACTTTGCTGCGGAAAGTATGGTTCCAAAAGGACGCGAATGGGGTGGTGGGAACTGGGAAATCAAGACACCTACTAACTTGAAGGACATACCTCAGTGGGCACTAGCTGCTGAGGTGATGCCTTACATGAAAACTGATGATGGAACTATCCCATCCATTGTCACAGATCATATTGGTGTTTATCTTGGTTTGGTCAAGGGAAGAGGTAATGTTGTTGAAGTGAGAGAAGACAGTTTGGTGAAAGCAATTAAAGCTGATGGTGGTATCAAGGCTAATGGTCTCCAGGCAGCTCTTGCTGCCTCAGTATCAGACAAACCCAAAGTGCCCTTGGATGGTGAATCTAACGCTGGTTCTCTCATGGGTCTCGAAACTCTCTCTCAACAGTTTGCAGGTTCCAGTGCTACAGATGCTCAGGCAAAGGCTGAAGAAGAATTTAAGAAGTCACTATATGGTTCTGCAGCCGATGGTAGCAGCAGTGATGAGGAGGAAACTTCAAAAACCAAGAAGTTGCATATTAGGATACGAGACAAACCAGTTGCATCTACAACAGTAgatgtgaacaaaattaaagaaGCAACGAAGCAGTTACGCCTGCCAATTGGTAGGACCAAGTCATTAACTGGTTCATCGCCAGATTTGGGTGCACTTGTACCTCAACCTGCTCCTGCTACCACGGGAACTATCACAAGTCAAGCTTCTCTTCCTGCAGATCTTTTTGGAACCAATACATTGGTCCAGGGGCCACCTTCATCACAGCCTACTCCCATGGGTCCAGGTGCTGGAAGTACTGCCAGGCCAATACCAGAGGACTTTTTCCAGAATACGATATCGTCCCTTCAGGTTGCAGCATCACTCCCTCCTGCTGGAACTATCCTTTCAAGACTAGATCAAAATCCTCAAGGACAAGGTATTGCAAACAACAGGGTCCCAGCTAACCAGGGTAGTGTACCTGCACCTGAGATTGGTCTACCTGATGGTGGGATACCCCCTCAAGCTACACAACAACCTGTTCCATATCAGTCCATTGGGCTTCCAGATGGCGGCATACCTCCTCAGTTCCCTCAAGCTGCTCCACCTCAGCCACAGGTCCAGATGGCACAACTTCCAGTCTCTAGTCAGCCTCTCGATCTCAGTTCACTCGAATCTCCAGGATCTGAAGCATCTGGCAAAGCTTCACGCTCAGCTTCTCCTCCAAAAGCTGTACGCCCCGGGCAG GTTCCCCGTGGTGCTGCAGCTGCAGTTTGTTTTAAGACTGGACTTGCTCACTTGGAACAAAATCAACTCTCAGATGCATTATCCTGTTTTGATGAGGCTTTCTTAGCTCTGGCGAAGGATCAATCTCGTGGAGCTGACATAAAGGCGCAAGCTACTATTTGTGCCCAGTACAAGATTGCAGTGACCCTTCTTCAG GAAATAAACCGACTGCAAAGAGTCCAAGGCCCCAGTGCAATCAGTGCAAAAGACGAGATGGCCAGACTGTCGCGCCATTTGGGTTCATTGCCACTTCTCGCTAAGCACCGGATAAATTGTATTCGGACTGCCATAAAAAGAAACATGGATGTGCAGAACTACGCCTATGCAAAGCAGATGCTCGAGTTACTCTTGTCCAAAGCACCTTCGGGCAAGCAAGACGAATTGAGAAGCTTGATTGACATGTGTCTGCAGAGGGGCATGTCCAACAAGTCCATAGATCCCCTCGAAGACCCCTCACAGTTCTGTGCTGCTACACTTAGCCGTCTATCTACCATCGGTTATGATGTTTGCGATCTCTGTGGCGCTAAGTTCTCTGCTTTGTCGACACCTGGCTGCATTATCTGTGGCATGGGAAGCATTAAAAGATCAGATGCCATTGCTGGACCTGTTCCTTCACCATTTGGCTGA
- the LOC131022018 gene encoding protein RGF1 INDUCIBLE TRANSCRIPTION FACTOR 1 isoform X1, whose amino-acid sequence MLEVPEWLLALLSEKFFNCCVIHLDAKKNEKNVFCLDCCSGICPHCVPEHRSHRLLQIRRYVYHDVIRIADADKLIDCAQIQTYTTNSAKVVFLNQRPLTRPPRASGNVCVGCDRNLQELSLFCSISCKLDHILETGGELSSHIRNCEFLVLPDGADDGQMTADSVLEPSGSTRTDSGSSSGGLGECPYLISTATTEVVRKKRSGPAGFRPGCRPASEISESIMNRRKGTPQRSPLH is encoded by the exons ATG TTGGAGGTTCCGGAATGGCTGCTGGCGCTCTTATCGGAGAAGTTCTTCAATTGCTGCGTGATTCACCTCGATGCGAAGAAGAATGAGAAAAACGTATTTTGCTTGGATTGCTGCTCCGGAATCTGCCCTCATTGTGTGCCGGAGCATCGCTCCCACCGCCTCTTGCAG ATCagaaggtatgtgtatcacgaTGTGATAAGGATCGCCGACGCCGATAAACTCATCGATTGCGCTCAGATTcaa ACATACACCACTAACAGCGCGAAAGTAGTTTTCCTGAATCAGCGGCCGCTGACGCGGCCGCCGAGAGCTTCCGGCAACGTCTGCGTCGGCTGCGACAGAAACCTCCAGGAATTATCTCTCTTCTGCTCAATCTCTTGCAAG CTCGATCATATACTCGAAACCGGCGGCGAGCTGTCGTCGCATATTCGAAACTGCGAGTTTCTGGTTTTGCCCGACGGCGCAGACGACGGTCAGATGACGGCCGACTCGGTGCTCGAACCGTCCGGTTCGACGCGGACCGACTCCGGTTCGAGCAGCGGCGGGTTGGGGGAGTGTCCGTATCTCATCTCGACGGCGACGACGGAGGTCGTGAGGAAGAAGCGGAGCGGCCCGGCCGGGTTCAGACCGGGTTGCAGGCCGGCTTCGGAGATTTCCGAGTCGATTATGAACCGGAGGAAGGGTACCCCTCAACGGTCGCCGCTGCATTGA
- the LOC131022018 gene encoding protein RGF1 INDUCIBLE TRANSCRIPTION FACTOR 1 isoform X2, translating into MRRRMRKTYFAWIAAPESALIVCRSIAPTASCRRYVYHDVIRIADADKLIDCAQIQTYTTNSAKVVFLNQRPLTRPPRASGNVCVGCDRNLQELSLFCSISCKLDHILETGGELSSHIRNCEFLVLPDGADDGQMTADSVLEPSGSTRTDSGSSSGGLGECPYLISTATTEVVRKKRSGPAGFRPGCRPASEISESIMNRRKGTPQRSPLH; encoded by the exons ATGCGAAGAAGAATGAGAAAAACGTATTTTGCTTGGATTGCTGCTCCGGAATCTGCCCTCATTGTGTGCCGGAGCATCGCTCCCACCGCCTCTTGCAG aaggtatgtgtatcacgaTGTGATAAGGATCGCCGACGCCGATAAACTCATCGATTGCGCTCAGATTcaa ACATACACCACTAACAGCGCGAAAGTAGTTTTCCTGAATCAGCGGCCGCTGACGCGGCCGCCGAGAGCTTCCGGCAACGTCTGCGTCGGCTGCGACAGAAACCTCCAGGAATTATCTCTCTTCTGCTCAATCTCTTGCAAG CTCGATCATATACTCGAAACCGGCGGCGAGCTGTCGTCGCATATTCGAAACTGCGAGTTTCTGGTTTTGCCCGACGGCGCAGACGACGGTCAGATGACGGCCGACTCGGTGCTCGAACCGTCCGGTTCGACGCGGACCGACTCCGGTTCGAGCAGCGGCGGGTTGGGGGAGTGTCCGTATCTCATCTCGACGGCGACGACGGAGGTCGTGAGGAAGAAGCGGAGCGGCCCGGCCGGGTTCAGACCGGGTTGCAGGCCGGCTTCGGAGATTTCCGAGTCGATTATGAACCGGAGGAAGGGTACCCCTCAACGGTCGCCGCTGCATTGA